The Petrotoga olearia DSM 13574 genome contains the following window.
GAAGTAATCTACAATGAGAAAAAGAAAATAGGTTTTAGAATCGTCAGAGTAGTCAGAGAAAATGACTCAGAAGGAGAAAGCTTTATCTTTGAGATAAACGGCAGAAAAATCTTCGCCAAAGGAGCAAATTGGATACCCGCTGAAAATATATTAAGTTGGTTAAAAGAGAGTGATTACGATAAACTTCTCAAAATGGCCAAGGAATCCAATATGAACATGCTGAGAGTATGGGGAGGAGGCCTTTACGAAGATCCAGCATTTTACAACATATGTGATGAATTGGGAATATTAGTTTGGCAAGACTTCATGTTTGCATGCGCTGAATATCCTGACCATATAGATTGGTTTAGAAAGCTTGCAAATGAAGAAGTAAAACACCAAGTATTGAAATTAAGACACCATCCAAGTATAGTCCTTTGGTGCGGAAATAATGAGAATAATTGGGGCTTTGAAGAATGGGATTACAAATTGAAAGTGGATGGAAAAAATCTTGGAAATAGACTTTATTTAGAAGATTTTCCTAAAATATGTGCCCAAGAAGATCCCTCAAGATTGTATTGGCCATCGAGCCCATACGGTGGTAGCAGAGCTAACTCTTCTGAAGCTGGAGACAGACATGTTTGGGAAATTTGGTCAGGATGGCAAGATTATAAATACTATACATGGGACAATTCAAAGTTCGTAAGTGAATTTGGATTTCAAGCAGCTCCAGATCCAAAAACTATTGATTTCTTTGCCGAAGATAATGAAAAAGATATATTTTCTCCAACCATGTTAAATCACAATAAACAAGTTGAAGGTCCAGAAAGACTCTTAAGGTTCATTAATGGACATTACGGATTGATTAGTAATTTTGATTCAATTGTTTATTTAACTCAACTTAACCAAGCAGAAGCTATTAAGACAGGAGTAGAACATTGGAGAAGCAGAAAATACAAAACAGCAGGAACTCTTTATTGGCAAATAAATGACTCATGGCCTGTTTTTAGTTGGGCTTCAATAGATTATTTTAAAAGGCCTAAAGCTTTATACTTTTACACTAAAAGATTCTATAATCAATTGTTAGCTATTGCCAAAAATAAAGGTGAAAAGATCATAATATCGTTGATAAATGATGGAATCAAAACCGAACTTGATTTAGAATTTCAACTTTGGTCTTTAGATGGAAAAAAACTTATGCAAAAAGAATATTCAAACATAAAAACGCCCGAAGATTCTGTAACTACTATCGATCAACTTAATATTTCCAACCTTGACTTAGATAACTCCATAGCTTACTTAATTCTAAAACAAAATGGGAAAATCATAATAGAAAACCACGAATTGTTTGCAGATTTAAGAAAAAATAAATTAAACGATCCAAAGATAACATACAAAAAAGAAGGAAACAACTTGATATTGAGTTGTGAAAAACCGGCATTGGGAGTAAACGTTAAGGTAAATGGGGAAAATTATTCTCAAGATAACTTCTTTGCCCTTTTCCCTTCCTATCCAAAAGTTTTAAATAATATTGAAGGGGAAATTAGCATAACAAGCGCTTTTGATTATTTATAGTGTAAAGATTTGAATTTATAAATCAAACTAAAAAACACACTTTTGAAGTTTTAAAAACGAAAAATATCTTCTAGGCACTTTAGAAATAAAACGATTTTCAAAAATAAGATTCTGCTTTTAAAAAGGTTACAGGGCGGAGCCCTCCTCCACCCATTCGGGCGGGCTGCTGGGCGAAGGGGAGCTAAAGCAGATTGTATGTAACTTAGAATGATGGAGGTATTTTAAAAATCTTTGAATTCTA
Protein-coding sequences here:
- a CDS encoding beta-mannosidase, coding for MQISLNGKWKVYDNEKEFEFDGNVPGTVQGDLVGLNLMPHPYVGENEKLFKRLEWKNWIYEKKFYIDEIKDELRYDLVLEGVDTLSNIYLNDNFVGETEDMFIEYRFDIKKLLKIGENSLRIEIKSPIDIPKRFEKNYGKLHAGEETARVYIRKAQYSYGWDWGARIATSGIYRDIYIESYKDARLFGSTAFLANLDGKVNFSGYVDSHINDTKNYEVEILFNGNLVITLPVTASFENYKFEGSKRIKDLKLWYPHDLGESYLYEVEFRLKKNEEVIYNEKKKIGFRIVRVVRENDSEGESFIFEINGRKIFAKGANWIPAENILSWLKESDYDKLLKMAKESNMNMLRVWGGGLYEDPAFYNICDELGILVWQDFMFACAEYPDHIDWFRKLANEEVKHQVLKLRHHPSIVLWCGNNENNWGFEEWDYKLKVDGKNLGNRLYLEDFPKICAQEDPSRLYWPSSPYGGSRANSSEAGDRHVWEIWSGWQDYKYYTWDNSKFVSEFGFQAAPDPKTIDFFAEDNEKDIFSPTMLNHNKQVEGPERLLRFINGHYGLISNFDSIVYLTQLNQAEAIKTGVEHWRSRKYKTAGTLYWQINDSWPVFSWASIDYFKRPKALYFYTKRFYNQLLAIAKNKGEKIIISLINDGIKTELDLEFQLWSLDGKKLMQKEYSNIKTPEDSVTTIDQLNISNLDLDNSIAYLILKQNGKIIIENHELFADLRKNKLNDPKITYKKEGNNLILSCEKPALGVNVKVNGENYSQDNFFALFPSYPKVLNNIEGEISITSAFDYL